The Thiovulum sp. ES sequence AAATTGATTTCTGCTCCAGACATTTTTCTCTTTTTGCAAAGAATAAGAACCAGTTGAAAGAATTTCTTCAATCACTTCATCACACCAAACAGAAAATTTTGCATCAAGCCAACGAGAAAATGAAATAATCAGTTTTTTGTGAATCCAAGTTCCACCATATCTGCCCTCTTTTGAGATGATGTAGTTTAACTCACCTTTTTCGGGGTAGTTAGAAAGAGCTTCTAAATATTCAATGGTGTTAGAGTTTTCTTTCCATTTATCAACTCTTTTACCAAATGCCTTTGCTGTTTTTGTAGCATTTAAGTAAATTTCTTCATTGATTTTGTCAAAAAATATCTCTTTGCCAGAAAAGACTTTTGTTATAATTGATTGTTCCATTTTTTAACCTTGAATGGATATTTTGAATATAGGTTTATTTGGAAGTAGCTCTATATTCAAAGCTAATGTTAGCAGAAGAATTATATATTGTCAATTTTAAATGATGTTTAATCAATTACTTTTGAAATTATATGTGTTTTTAGTTTGCTATTTTCAATTAAAAGTGCAAAATGCTTTTTTGTAGATTCCGTTAAGTTTGCTCCCCGATTCCATCGTGAAATTACAGCTTCAGAAAAACCAGTTAAATTTGCCAACTCTTTTTGATTGATTCCAAGTTCTCGGCAAGTCTTTTTAACTAAATTCTCCTCTTTTTGTTCCAAAAATCACCTTTCTAAATTTTTCAAAATTTTATCGCTTTTTCGGACTTGACAAAATCATTTTTTTTTTATAATTTTGTAGCTCAAAATTATGAGTGAGGTTATAAAGGAGGAACTCTTAATTATGAAAAAGATTTTAATCGGAACTGCTTTAGTTCTTGGACTTACTTCATCATTATCTGCAAAATGTGAAATGGTTACAATGCCAAAGCCAGGTGGAGGTGCTGAAACTATTATGATTTGCTATTAATCAAAATCTCTAATTTAAAAAGTCGTCGATTTATTTGGCGACTTGAGTTTCAAACTCAAAGTAACAGGTTGTAAATTCATAATTCTTCAATTTGTATTTGGAAACAAGGTTTTAACCTTGCCACAATTGGACGAGACTAAAGTCTCGTTTCCGTAATCTATTTCACAACCAAATTTACAAGTTTGTTTGGCACAAGAATCTCTTTCACAAGATTTTTTCCCTCTAGCCATTTTGAAACTGTCTCTTTTGCAACTCCCAAAATTTCATCTTTTGTAGCTTCTGGAGAAACAGAAATTTCACCCCGTTTTTTTCCATTGACACTAACACCAAGAGAGATTTCATCTTTTTCAAAAACAGCATCAGGAATTGAAATATCAGCAAAGTTTTTCCGACTAAAGAATTTTTCAGAAAGTTCCCAAGCTAAATGTGGAGCAACAGGCTCAAGAATATTTAGTAAAACCCAATATCCCTCGGTCCAAATTTTTCTATTTGTTTGCTTGTCAAGTCCATTTACAGCTTCCATGATTCCAGCGATAAGAGTGTTGAAAGTGTAGCTATTTTTATGAACCTCATCGGCTCTTTGAACAGCTTCATAGACTTTTCGTCGTGCAAATTTTTCATCTTTGGAAAGCTCTTTTTGAGAAATATTTGGAATTTCAGAAGCAGAATCAACATTTTCACTTTTCATAACAAGCCGACGAAGAAATTTAAAAGCCCCATCAACCCCGCTGTCATTCCACTCTAACTCTTTTGTTGGTGGAGCTGTGAAAAGCATGAAAAGTCGAGCCGTGTCTGCCCCATATTTTGAGATGATTTCATCAGGATCGACTACATTTCCTTTCGACTTGCTCATTTTTGCACCATCTTTTAAAACCATTCCTTGAGTCAAAAGATGTTTAAAAGGTTCAGAAACTTCTATTTTTCCAATATCTCTCAAGAGTTTTGTAAAGAAACGAGCATAAAGTAGGTGTAAAATCGCATGTTCGATTCCTCCAATATAGTGATCTACTGGACTCCAATATTCAGTATCTCCAAAAGCTTCATTTTTCGGATTTTTTGCCGTGTAGTGGAATTGATACCAAGATGACTGAACGAAAGTATCAAGTGTGTCCGTTTCCCGAGTTGCTTCACCTCCACAAACTGGGCAATTTGTATGTTTCCAAGTTGGGTGTTCTTCAAGTGGATTTCCCTCACCCGTGATTTCAACATCTTCAGGTAGGGCAACAGGTAAGTTTTCAATTTTTTCTGGAACAGTTCCACACTTTTGACAATGAACAAGTGGAATCGGTGCACCCCAATATCGTTGTCGTGAAATTCCCCAATCTCGTAATCTGTAATTTATGATTGCTTTTCCGAGTTTCTCTTTCTCAAAATGGTCTATTATTTTCTCTTTCGCTATCGTATTTTCCAAACCAGAAAATTCACCAGAGTTTTGTAAAATTCCCTCTTCTATGTAAGCTGAATCTTCAGTGTGCGATGAGGTCGGTGGAACAATCACAACTTTTTTCTCAATTCCATATTTTGTTGC is a genomic window containing:
- a CDS encoding prophage antirepressor (PFAM: KilA-N domain), whose product is MEQSIITKVFSGKEIFFDKINEEIYLNATKTAKAFGKRVDKWKENSNTIEYLEALSNYPEKGELNYIISKEGRYGGTWIHKKLIISFSRWLDAKFSVWCDEVIEEILSTGSYSLQKEKNVWSRNQFDFREKRFSIPR
- a CDS encoding putative transcriptional regulator with C-terminal CBS domains (PFAM: Helix-turn-helix): MEQKEENLVKKTCRELGINQKELANLTGFSEAVISRWNRGANLTESTKKHFALLIENSKLKTHIISKVID
- a CDS encoding leucyl-tRNA synthetase (PFAM: tRNA synthetases class I (I, L, M and V); tRNA synthetases class I (M)~TIGRFAM: leucyl-tRNA synthetase, eubacterial and mitochondrial family), encoding MHYNPSEIEKKWQDFWRKNKSFEPEENSEKEKKYVLSMFPYPSGRIHMGHVRNYTIGDAFARYYRKKNFNVLHPIGWDSFGMPAENAAIKNGTHPKKWTYENIDYMRKELQSLGLSFSKDREFATSDVEYTKFEQEFIIELWNRGILYKKSANLNWCPHDLTILANEQVIEGKCWRCDTEIVQKEMEQYYLKITDYSEELLNDLEKLEEWPSQVRTMQENWIGKSRGLEFDFKLEKPVGDISEFSVFTTRPDTIFGVTYSAVAPEHAIVDEVLENLDSEKREWIENIRKVPARERAMMDKEGVPLGIFAIHPLTGKKVEIWVANFVLVDYGSGAVMAVPSHDERDYQFATKYGIEKKVVIVPPTSSHTEDSAYIEEGILQNSGEFSGLENTIAKEKIIDHFEKEKLGKAIINYRLRDWGISRQRYWGAPIPLVHCQKCGTVPEKIENLPVALPEDVEITGEGNPLEEHPTWKHTNCPVCGGEATRETDTLDTFVQSSWYQFHYTAKNPKNEAFGDTEYWSPVDHYIGGIEHAILHLLYARFFTKLLRDIGKIEVSEPFKHLLTQGMVLKDGAKMSKSKGNVVDPDEIISKYGADTARLFMLFTAPPTKELEWNDSGVDGAFKFLRRLVMKSENVDSASEIPNISQKELSKDEKFARRKVYEAVQRADEVHKNSYTFNTLIAGIMEAVNGLDKQTNRKIWTEGYWVLLNILEPVAPHLAWELSEKFFSRKNFADISIPDAVFEKDEISLGVSVNGKKRGEISVSPEATKDEILGVAKETVSKWLEGKNLVKEILVPNKLVNLVVK